One genomic segment of Streptococcus salivarius includes these proteins:
- the gatA gene encoding Asp-tRNA(Asn)/Glu-tRNA(Gln) amidotransferase subunit GatA produces the protein MSFNNKTIEELHDLLVSKEISATELTQATLYDIKAREEAVNAFVTVAEEVALAQAKAIDEKGIDADNLLSGIPLAVKDNISTDGILTTAASKMLYNYEPIFDATAVANAKAKDMIVIGKTNMDEFAMGGSGETSYYGPTKNAWDHSKVPGGSSSGSAASVASGQVRLSLGSDTGGSIRQPAAFNGIVGLKPTYGTVSRFGLIAFGSSLDQIGTFSPTVKENAQLLNVIASEDAKDSTSAPVRVADFTSKIGQDIKGMKIALPKEYLGEGIDPEVKETILNAAKHFEKLGATVEEVSLPHSKYGVAVYYIIASSEASSNLQRFDGIRYGFRAEDAKNLDDIYVNTRSQGFGDEVKRRIMLGTFSLSSGYYDAYYKKAGQVRTLIIQDFEKVFADYDLILGPTAPSVAFDLDSLNHDPVAMYLADLLTIPVNLAGLPGISIPAGFAQGLPVGLQLIGPKYSEETIYQAAAAFEATTDYHKQQPLIFGGDN, from the coding sequence ATGTCATTCAACAATAAAACCATTGAAGAGTTGCACGACCTCCTTGTCTCTAAGGAAATTTCGGCAACGGAATTGACCCAAGCAACGCTTTACGATATCAAGGCGCGTGAAGAAGCAGTCAATGCCTTTGTGACAGTGGCAGAAGAAGTGGCTCTTGCGCAAGCCAAGGCCATTGATGAAAAGGGAATTGATGCAGATAACCTCTTGTCAGGGATTCCACTCGCTGTCAAAGACAATATCTCAACAGATGGCATCTTGACTACTGCGGCATCAAAAATGCTCTACAACTACGAGCCAATCTTTGATGCGACAGCTGTTGCCAATGCCAAAGCCAAAGATATGATTGTCATCGGGAAGACCAACATGGATGAATTTGCCATGGGTGGATCTGGAGAAACTTCTTACTATGGACCAACCAAGAATGCTTGGGACCACAGCAAGGTGCCTGGTGGATCTTCTAGTGGTTCAGCAGCTTCTGTCGCTTCAGGGCAAGTCCGTTTGTCCCTTGGTTCAGATACAGGTGGTTCTATCCGTCAACCGGCTGCCTTCAACGGGATTGTTGGTCTCAAACCAACTTATGGAACGGTTTCCCGTTTTGGTCTCATTGCCTTTGGTAGCTCACTCGACCAAATTGGTACTTTCTCACCAACGGTTAAGGAAAATGCCCAATTGCTTAATGTCATTGCCAGTGAAGATGCCAAGGATTCAACTTCAGCACCAGTACGCGTAGCCGATTTTACTTCTAAGATTGGTCAAGACATCAAAGGTATGAAGATTGCCCTTCCTAAGGAATACCTCGGTGAAGGGATTGACCCAGAAGTCAAAGAAACTATCCTCAATGCGGCTAAACACTTTGAAAAATTGGGAGCAACTGTCGAAGAAGTTAGCCTTCCACACTCTAAATACGGGGTTGCTGTTTACTACATCATCGCTTCATCTGAAGCTTCTTCAAACTTGCAACGTTTCGACGGTATTCGCTATGGTTTCCGTGCAGAAGATGCTAAAAACTTGGATGATATCTACGTGAACACTCGTAGCCAAGGCTTTGGTGATGAGGTCAAACGCCGTATCATGCTTGGTACCTTTAGTTTGTCATCTGGTTACTACGATGCTTACTACAAGAAAGCTGGCCAAGTCCGTACCCTCATTATCCAAGACTTCGAAAAAGTCTTTGCGGATTACGACCTTATCCTTGGACCAACAGCTCCAAGTGTAGCCTTTGATTTGGATTCGCTCAACCATGATCCAGTTGCCATGTACTTGGCTGACCTCTTGACCATTCCAGTCAACTTGGCAGGTCTTCCAGGGATTTCGATTCCTGCAGGTTTTGCGCAAGGTCTTCCAGTTGGTTTGCAGTTGATTGGTCCTAAGTATTCTGAAGAAACCATCTACCAAGCTGCAGCTGCCTTTGAAGCAACGACGGATTACCACAAGCAACAACCCCTTATTTTCGGAGGTGACAATTAA
- the gatC gene encoding Asp-tRNA(Asn)/Glu-tRNA(Gln) amidotransferase subunit GatC, translating into MKITQEEVTHVANLSKLKFSPEETAEFATTLSKIVDMVELLEEVDTTGVAPTTTMADRKTVLRPDVAEKGTDRDRLFKNVPEKDNYYIKVPAILEDGGDA; encoded by the coding sequence ATGAAAATTACGCAAGAAGAGGTAACCCACGTTGCCAATCTTTCAAAATTGAAATTCTCTCCAGAAGAGACAGCTGAGTTTGCGACAACCTTGTCTAAAATTGTCGACATGGTGGAATTGTTGGAAGAAGTGGACACAACAGGTGTTGCCCCAACAACGACCATGGCTGACCGCAAGACCGTATTGCGTCCGGATGTTGCTGAAAAAGGGACTGACCGTGACCGCTTGTTTAAAAATGTACCTGAAAAAGATAACTATTACATCAAGGTACCAGCTATCCTAGAAGATGGAGGAGATGCCTAA
- a CDS encoding 6-phospho-beta-glucosidase — protein sequence MTKKMTFPDGFLWGGATAANQCEGAYDADGRGLANVDVVPIGEDRLSIITGRRKMFDFEDGYFYPAKESIDMYHRYKEDIALFGEMGFKTYRLSIAWSRIFPKGDEAEPNEAGLAFYEDLFKECHKYGIEPLVTITHFDCPMHLITEYGGWRNRKMLGFYENLCRTLFTRFKGLVKYWLTFNEINMILHAPFMGAGLCFEEGENEEQVKYQAAHHELVASAMATKLAHEIDPENKVGCMLAAGQYYPNTAHPRDYWAAMQEDRSSYFFIDVQARGEYPNYAKKQWERDGIEIEMTEEDLALLKEYTVDFISFSYYASRVASGDPEVNEKTAGNIFASIKNPYLEASEWGWQIDPLGLRITLNVIWDRYQKPMFIVENGLGAVDTPDENGYVEDDYRIDYLAAHIKAMRDAINEDGVELWGYTTWGCIDLVSAGTGEMKKRYGFIYVDRDNDGNGSLKRSKKKSFNWYKEVIASNGASVE from the coding sequence ATGACTAAAAAAATGACTTTTCCTGATGGATTTTTGTGGGGTGGAGCGACAGCAGCCAACCAATGTGAGGGTGCCTATGATGCTGATGGACGTGGTTTAGCCAACGTTGACGTGGTGCCAATTGGTGAGGATCGCCTTTCAATTATCACAGGACGTCGTAAGATGTTTGATTTTGAGGATGGCTATTTTTATCCAGCCAAGGAAAGTATCGATATGTACCATCGTTACAAGGAAGATATTGCTCTCTTTGGTGAAATGGGCTTTAAGACTTATCGTCTTTCTATTGCTTGGTCACGTATTTTTCCTAAAGGGGATGAAGCTGAGCCAAATGAAGCTGGGCTTGCCTTTTACGAGGACCTCTTCAAAGAATGTCACAAGTATGGCATTGAACCTTTGGTGACAATCACGCACTTTGATTGTCCTATGCACTTGATTACAGAGTATGGGGGATGGCGTAATCGTAAGATGCTTGGTTTCTATGAAAATCTTTGCCGTACCCTTTTCACACGCTTTAAAGGCTTGGTTAAGTACTGGCTCACTTTCAATGAAATTAATATGATTCTCCATGCACCATTTATGGGAGCAGGACTCTGCTTTGAAGAGGGTGAGAATGAGGAACAGGTTAAATACCAAGCAGCTCACCATGAGTTGGTAGCTTCAGCTATGGCGACGAAGTTGGCCCATGAGATTGACCCTGAAAATAAGGTTGGTTGTATGTTGGCAGCAGGTCAGTATTATCCAAATACAGCCCACCCACGTGACTACTGGGCAGCCATGCAAGAAGATCGTAGTAGCTATTTCTTTATTGATGTTCAGGCTCGTGGAGAGTATCCAAATTATGCTAAGAAGCAGTGGGAACGTGATGGCATTGAGATTGAGATGACTGAAGAAGATTTGGCCCTTCTTAAAGAGTATACTGTAGATTTTATTTCCTTCTCTTACTATGCAAGTCGTGTGGCTTCAGGTGATCCAGAAGTTAATGAAAAGACAGCAGGAAATATCTTTGCCTCTATTAAAAATCCATATTTGGAAGCTTCAGAATGGGGTTGGCAAATTGACCCACTAGGTCTTCGTATTACCCTTAACGTTATTTGGGATCGTTACCAAAAACCGATGTTTATTGTTGAAAATGGTCTCGGTGCTGTGGATACACCAGATGAAAATGGTTATGTTGAAGATGATTACCGTATCGACTACTTGGCAGCCCACATCAAGGCCATGCGTGATGCTATCAATGAAGATGGTGTAGAGCTTTGGGGCTACACAACATGGGGTTGTATTGACCTTGTTTCTGCTGGAACTGGTGAAATGAAGAAACGTTATGGTTTTATCTATGTGGACCGTGACAACGATGGTAATGGTAGCCTTAAACGCTCTAAGAAGAAATCATTTAACTGGTACAAAGAAGTTATCGCAAGTAACGGTGCCTCTGTAGAATAG
- a CDS encoding cysteine hydrolase family protein produces the protein MTKALISIDYSYDFVADDGKLTAGKPAQAIEDRIAQVTQEAYDNGDYIFVAMDRHDEGDTFHPETKLFPPHNIAGTSGRELYGKLAGVYDAIKDDNRVFWMDKRHYSAFSGTDLDIRLRERRVTTVVLTGVLTDICVLHTAIDAYNLGYDIEVVVSATASLTPEAHDFAIGHFKNVLGATIVE, from the coding sequence ATGACAAAGGCATTGATATCAATTGATTACTCTTATGATTTTGTGGCAGATGATGGGAAGTTGACGGCTGGAAAGCCTGCCCAAGCCATTGAAGACCGCATTGCCCAGGTAACTCAAGAGGCCTATGATAATGGGGATTATATCTTCGTTGCTATGGACCGACATGATGAAGGAGATACCTTCCATCCTGAAACCAAGCTCTTTCCACCGCACAATATTGCAGGGACGTCTGGGCGAGAACTTTATGGTAAGTTAGCTGGTGTATATGATGCTATTAAGGATGATAATCGTGTCTTTTGGATGGATAAGCGACACTACTCAGCCTTTTCGGGAACGGATTTAGATATTCGTTTGCGTGAGCGTCGTGTGACGACAGTTGTTTTGACAGGAGTTTTAACAGATATTTGTGTCCTACATACAGCCATTGATGCCTATAATTTAGGTTATGATATCGAGGTTGTAGTAAGTGCAACAGCCTCCTTGACGCCTGAAGCTCATGACTTTGCTATTGGGCATTTTAAAAATGTTCTTGGAGCAACCATTGTGGAGTAA
- the codY gene encoding GTP-sensing pleiotropic transcriptional regulator CodY has product MANLLAKTRKITSILQRSVDSLEGDLPYNNMAAQLADIIDCNAAIVNGGGALLGFAMKYKTNNDRVEEFFEAKQLPEEYTRGISRVYDTQENIGIDSDLTIFPVESKDDFPDGLTTIAPIYGGGMRLGSFIIWRNDHDFVDEDLILVEIASTVVGLQLLNLQTENLEETIRKQTAINMAINTLSYSEIKAVSAILNELDGLEGRLTASVIADRIGITRSVIVNALRKLESAGIIESRSLGMKGTYLKVLNEGIYDKLKEYE; this is encoded by the coding sequence ATGGCAAATTTGCTGGCTAAAACACGTAAAATTACATCTATCTTGCAACGCTCAGTAGATAGCTTGGAAGGAGATCTTCCATACAACAACATGGCTGCTCAATTGGCGGATATCATTGATTGTAACGCTGCTATCGTTAATGGTGGTGGTGCTCTCCTTGGTTTTGCCATGAAGTACAAAACCAACAATGATCGTGTGGAGGAGTTTTTTGAAGCCAAACAACTTCCAGAAGAATATACACGTGGTATCAGCCGTGTTTATGACACTCAAGAAAACATTGGTATTGACAGTGACTTGACCATTTTCCCTGTGGAGTCAAAAGATGACTTCCCAGATGGTTTGACTACAATTGCACCTATCTATGGTGGTGGTATGCGTCTTGGTTCTTTCATCATTTGGCGTAACGATCATGACTTTGTAGATGAAGATCTTATCTTGGTTGAGATTGCCTCTACAGTAGTTGGGTTGCAGTTGTTGAACCTTCAAACAGAGAATTTGGAAGAAACAATTCGTAAACAAACAGCTATTAACATGGCTATTAATACCTTGTCTTACTCAGAAATCAAGGCAGTTTCAGCTATCTTGAATGAGTTGGACGGTTTGGAAGGCCGCTTGACAGCGTCTGTTATCGCTGACCGTATTGGAATCACACGTTCAGTTATCGTTAATGCCCTTCGTAAGTTGGAATCAGCTGGTATTATTGAGAGCCGTTCACTCGGTATGAAAGGGACTTATCTTAAAGTCCTTAACGAAGGTATCTACGATAAATTGAAAGAATACGAATAA
- a CDS encoding pyridoxal phosphate-dependent aminotransferase — protein sequence MKTFDKSSKLEHVAYDIRGPVLDEANRMIAKGEKILRLNTGNPAEFGFTAPDEVIRDLIMNVRNSEGYSDSKGIFSARKAIMQYCQLKGFPNVDIDDIYIGNGVSEMISMSMQALLDDGDEVLVPMPDYPLWTACVSLAGGNAVHYVCDEKSNWYPDIDDIKSKITSNTKAIVVINPNNPTGSLYPKDVLEQIVDIARQNDLIIFADEIYDRLVMDGKQHTAIASLAPDVFCVSMNGLSKSHRICGFRVGWMVLSGPKKNVKGYIEGLNMLANMRLCANVLSQHVIQTSLGGYQSVDELLIPGGRIYEQREFITNTVNAIPGLSAVKPDAGLYIFPKIDRNMYDIEDDEEFCLRLLKKEKVLLVPGKGFNWNEPDHFRIVYLPRVEELADLGNKIERVLSYYKR from the coding sequence ATGAAAACATTTGATAAATCATCAAAGTTGGAACACGTTGCCTATGATATTCGTGGACCAGTTTTGGATGAAGCCAACCGTATGATTGCTAAAGGTGAAAAGATTCTTCGTCTTAATACGGGAAATCCTGCGGAATTTGGCTTTACAGCACCGGATGAAGTCATTCGTGATTTAATTATGAATGTTCGTAACAGTGAAGGGTATTCAGATAGTAAGGGGATTTTCTCAGCTCGTAAGGCGATTATGCAGTATTGCCAGCTAAAGGGATTCCCAAATGTAGATATTGATGATATTTATATTGGTAATGGTGTTTCAGAGATGATTTCCATGTCTATGCAGGCCTTGCTTGATGATGGAGATGAGGTCTTGGTCCCAATGCCAGACTATCCTCTTTGGACAGCCTGTGTCAGCCTAGCAGGCGGTAATGCCGTACACTATGTCTGTGATGAAAAATCTAACTGGTATCCAGATATTGATGATATCAAATCAAAGATTACGTCAAATACTAAGGCAATTGTAGTCATCAATCCCAATAATCCTACAGGTTCACTCTATCCTAAGGATGTCCTTGAACAGATTGTGGATATTGCTCGACAAAATGATTTGATTATCTTTGCGGATGAGATTTATGACCGCTTGGTTATGGATGGTAAACAGCATACTGCGATTGCTAGTCTTGCACCAGATGTCTTCTGTGTGTCTATGAATGGTCTTTCTAAGTCTCACCGCATTTGTGGTTTCCGTGTAGGTTGGATGGTTCTCTCTGGACCTAAAAAGAATGTCAAAGGCTATATTGAAGGGCTTAATATGTTGGCCAACATGCGTCTTTGTGCTAATGTGCTCTCTCAGCACGTTATTCAGACTTCACTTGGTGGTTACCAATCCGTGGATGAACTCTTGATCCCTGGTGGGCGTATCTATGAACAACGTGAGTTTATCACGAATACCGTAAACGCTATTCCAGGGCTTTCAGCTGTTAAGCCAGATGCAGGTCTTTATATCTTCCCTAAGATTGACCGTAACATGTATGATATTGAGGATGATGAAGAATTCTGTCTTCGTCTCTTGAAGAAGGAGAAGGTTCTCCTAGTTCCAGGTAAAGGCTTTAACTGGAATGAACCAGATCACTTCCGTATTGTCTACCTTCCTCGTGTGGAAGAGTTGGCTGATCTCGGTAACAAAATCGAACGAGTCTTGTCATATTACAAGCGTTAA
- a CDS encoding universal stress protein, translating to MSQQYERIMVAIDGSYESELAFIKGVHVAKRNNAQLLLVHVIDTRALQSVATFDSYIYEKLEDEAKAVLADFERQAREAGLTKIRKVIEFGNPKSLLAVDIPDKENVDLIMVGATGLNTFERLLIGSSSEYILRHAKVDLLIVRDSEKTL from the coding sequence ATGTCTCAACAATATGAACGTATTATGGTAGCTATCGACGGTTCTTACGAATCAGAACTGGCCTTTATTAAAGGTGTGCACGTTGCAAAACGTAATAATGCTCAGTTACTATTGGTACACGTTATCGATACACGCGCCCTTCAAAGCGTTGCGACTTTCGACTCTTATATCTATGAAAAACTAGAAGACGAAGCTAAAGCTGTTTTGGCTGACTTTGAACGCCAAGCCAGAGAAGCTGGTTTAACCAAGATTCGCAAAGTTATTGAGTTCGGTAATCCTAAGAGCCTCTTGGCTGTTGATATCCCTGATAAGGAAAATGTTGACCTTATTATGGTTGGTGCCACTGGTCTCAATACTTTTGAACGCTTGCTTATTGGTTCGTCTTCTGAATACATTCTCCGTCACGCAAAAGTTGACTTGCTCATTGTTCGTGACTCTGAAAAAACACTTTAG
- the pflA gene encoding pyruvate formate-lyase-activating protein yields the protein MAEIDYSQVTGLVHSTESFGSVDGPGIRFIVFMQGCKMRCQYCHNPDTWAMESNKAVERTVEDVLDEALRFRHFWGEHGGITVSGGEAMLQIDFVTALFTEAKKLGIHCTLDTCGFAYRNTPEYHEVVDKLLAVTDLVLLDIKEIDPEQHKFVTRQPNKNILEFAQYLSDKQVPVWIRHVLVPGLTDFDDHLIKLGEFVKTLKNVDKFEILPYHTMGEFKWRELGIPYPLEGVKPPTADRVKNAKALMHTETYQEYKNRIGVKTLD from the coding sequence ATGGCAGAAATTGATTACAGTCAGGTGACTGGACTTGTTCATTCAACCGAAAGTTTTGGATCCGTAGATGGTCCTGGTATCCGTTTTATTGTTTTCATGCAAGGCTGTAAGATGCGTTGCCAATATTGTCATAACCCAGATACTTGGGCTATGGAGTCAAATAAGGCTGTTGAACGTACAGTTGAAGATGTCTTAGATGAGGCTCTTCGTTTCCGTCATTTCTGGGGTGAGCATGGTGGTATCACTGTATCAGGTGGTGAGGCCATGCTTCAGATTGATTTTGTCACTGCCCTCTTTACAGAGGCTAAGAAGCTAGGGATTCACTGTACGCTTGATACTTGTGGGTTTGCGTACCGCAATACTCCTGAGTATCATGAAGTTGTTGACAAACTTTTGGCTGTGACTGACTTGGTCCTACTTGACATCAAAGAGATTGACCCCGAACAACACAAGTTTGTGACCCGTCAACCTAATAAGAATATTTTGGAATTTGCTCAATATCTATCTGACAAACAAGTTCCAGTCTGGATTCGCCATGTCTTGGTACCTGGTTTGACAGACTTTGACGATCACTTGATTAAGCTTGGTGAGTTTGTAAAGACCTTGAAAAATGTCGATAAATTTGAAATTCTTCCCTATCATACAATGGGTGAGTTCAAATGGCGTGAGCTCGGTATCCCATATCCTTTGGAAGGGGTTAAACCACCAACTGCAGATCGGGTCAAAAATGCTAAAGCTCTCATGCACACTGAAACGTATCAAGAGTATAAAAATCGTATCGGTGTGAAAACCTTGGATTGA
- a CDS encoding LPXTG cell wall anchor domain-containing protein: MASKKSISIYSSLLLLTLTLGAFVPVTSFADDGIATNDAVLTQPTTDRATTGPSTAPSDGDLARSNDSNTGVATPTTPTPTVPEVPAEPTTPATPEAPATPAPTADSSTKPADKPEDPASATDKGTSEAPQNSETPAVNVNGQPVVTVTPTAPVITAAGQTIVSTQNSQIVIANTDGTTSVVAPETVGFKVNADGTLTGKDAKGKEVTLPKTGEASTVILTMAGTFFLAAAAFLGLKKRA; encoded by the coding sequence ATGGCTTCTAAAAAATCTATATCTATATATAGTAGCTTGCTTTTACTCACCCTTACCCTAGGAGCTTTTGTACCAGTAACCTCTTTTGCGGATGATGGTATTGCGACAAATGATGCTGTTCTTACACAACCAACGACAGATCGTGCAACAACTGGTCCTTCAACAGCCCCAAGTGATGGTGACTTGGCTCGTAGCAATGATTCAAACACAGGTGTGGCAACGCCAACAACACCAACACCTACAGTTCCTGAAGTACCAGCTGAGCCAACAACACCAGCAACTCCGGAAGCACCTGCGACACCGGCTCCAACAGCTGATTCATCAACAAAACCAGCCGATAAGCCAGAAGACCCAGCTTCAGCAACTGATAAAGGGACAAGCGAAGCACCTCAAAACTCTGAAACTCCAGCGGTGAATGTTAATGGACAACCTGTTGTTACTGTAACACCAACAGCTCCAGTTATCACTGCAGCTGGCCAAACAATTGTGTCTACACAAAATAGCCAAATTGTTATCGCTAACACTGATGGTACAACAAGTGTTGTCGCTCCTGAAACAGTAGGATTCAAAGTGAACGCTGACGGTACATTGACTGGTAAAGATGCTAAAGGTAAGGAAGTTACACTTCCTAAGACTGGTGAAGCATCAACAGTAATCTTGACAATGGCAGGAACATTCTTCCTTGCTGCTGCAGCCTTTTTGGGGCTTAAGAAACGTGCCTAA
- a CDS encoding hemolysin family protein: MEDSSGQSLLFQSILLLILTLLTAFFSASEMALVSLNRSRVEQKAEEGDKKFIRLLKVLENPNNFLSTIQVGITFISLLQGASLSASLGAVIATWFGHAAWAKTAGSMISLVVLTYISIVFGELYPKRIAMNLKENLAIYSAPVIIVTGKIVSPFVWILSASTNLLSRLTPMTFDDADEQMTRDEIEYMLTKSEDTLEAEEIEMLQGVFSLDELMAREVMVPRTDAFMIDIEDNTQENIQAILKESFSRIPVYEDDKDKIIGVIHTKNLLKAGFELGFENIKLRRIMNEPLFVPETIFVDDLLAAFRNTNNQMAILLDEYGGVAGLVTFEDLLEEIVGEIDDETDKSSVEVREIGENTYIVEGAMTLNDFNEHFDTELESDDVDTIAGYYLTGVGAIPTQEVKEHYSVINKDKHLEFINDKVKDGRVTKLKVIITAAPEEAEE; the protein is encoded by the coding sequence ATGGAAGACTCTAGTGGTCAGTCCTTATTATTTCAATCTATTTTACTACTAATTTTAACCTTGCTTACAGCCTTTTTCTCAGCATCTGAGATGGCTCTTGTATCACTTAACCGCTCACGTGTAGAGCAAAAGGCAGAAGAAGGCGATAAGAAATTTATCCGCCTGCTCAAGGTTCTTGAAAATCCAAACAACTTCCTATCAACTATCCAAGTTGGTATTACCTTTATTAGCCTCTTACAGGGGGCCAGTCTCTCTGCGTCACTAGGTGCAGTGATAGCGACTTGGTTTGGTCATGCGGCTTGGGCTAAGACAGCGGGTAGCATGATTTCTTTGGTTGTCTTGACCTATATCTCTATCGTTTTTGGGGAACTTTATCCAAAACGTATCGCTATGAACCTCAAGGAAAATCTAGCCATCTACTCAGCTCCTGTTATTATTGTTACAGGTAAGATTGTTAGTCCCTTTGTTTGGATTCTTTCGGCGTCAACCAATCTTTTGTCTCGTTTGACACCTATGACCTTTGATGATGCCGATGAGCAGATGACACGTGATGAGATTGAGTACATGTTGACCAAGAGTGAGGATACGCTTGAGGCTGAAGAAATTGAAATGCTCCAAGGGGTATTCTCTCTTGATGAATTGATGGCGCGTGAGGTTATGGTCCCTCGTACGGATGCCTTCATGATTGATATTGAAGACAACACTCAAGAAAATATCCAAGCTATTCTCAAGGAAAGTTTCTCTCGTATTCCTGTTTACGAAGATGACAAGGATAAGATTATCGGTGTCATTCATACCAAAAATCTTCTTAAAGCAGGTTTCGAACTTGGTTTCGAAAATATCAAACTTCGTCGAATCATGAACGAACCTCTCTTTGTTCCTGAGACTATCTTCGTAGATGATCTCTTGGCAGCCTTTCGTAACACCAATAATCAGATGGCTATCTTGCTTGATGAGTACGGTGGCGTTGCTGGTCTTGTTACCTTCGAGGATCTTTTGGAAGAAATCGTTGGTGAGATTGACGACGAAACAGATAAATCTAGTGTGGAAGTTCGTGAAATTGGTGAGAATACCTATATTGTCGAGGGAGCTATGACTCTTAACGACTTCAATGAACATTTTGATACAGAACTTGAGAGTGATGACGTTGATACTATCGCAGGTTATTATTTGACTGGTGTGGGAGCCATTCCAACTCAAGAAGTCAAGGAACACTATTCAGTTATCAACAAGGACAAACACCTCGAATTTATCAATGATAAAGTTAAGGATGGTCGTGTAACCAAACTTAAGGTAATCATCACGGCAGCTCCAGAAGAGGCAGAAGAATAG
- a CDS encoding ABC transporter ATP-binding protein has product MSLIRLENVSLVRQGKTLLSDLNWTVEKGQTWAILGLNGAGKSTLLRLLTAEFFPSEGKAGILGYTFGNGDITGLRQHIGIVSSFITERLPQHMTAEKIVLTGKYKSSILYKAYGDKELQEAKDMLTSLGAGDLIGRKYHGLSQGEKQICLIARSLMEDPDIIILDEATVGLDLFAREKLLRQIDRITSLPHAPLVLYVTHHAEEITEKMDHILLLRQGKIVAQGPKNDIITPEVLADFYQNPVQIIPIDDHRFYINPLL; this is encoded by the coding sequence ATGTCACTTATACGATTAGAAAATGTCAGCTTGGTCCGCCAAGGAAAAACACTTTTATCTGACCTTAACTGGACAGTTGAAAAAGGACAAACCTGGGCTATCCTGGGACTTAACGGTGCTGGAAAATCAACCCTCCTACGTTTGTTGACAGCTGAATTTTTCCCTTCTGAAGGGAAGGCTGGGATACTAGGCTACACCTTTGGTAATGGAGACATCACAGGTCTTCGTCAACACATCGGTATCGTCAGCTCCTTCATCACTGAGCGTCTACCTCAACATATGACTGCTGAAAAAATCGTCCTTACCGGTAAGTACAAGAGCTCAATCCTCTACAAAGCCTATGGAGACAAAGAGCTACAAGAAGCCAAGGATATGCTAACTTCACTTGGTGCTGGAGATTTGATTGGTCGTAAATACCATGGCCTCTCTCAGGGAGAAAAGCAAATCTGTTTGATTGCTCGTAGTCTTATGGAAGATCCCGACATCATCATCCTTGACGAAGCAACTGTGGGCTTGGATCTCTTTGCCCGCGAAAAGCTGTTACGTCAGATCGACCGTATCACCTCGCTTCCTCACGCACCCCTGGTCCTTTACGTCACCCACCATGCTGAAGAGATTACTGAGAAGATGGACCACATCCTCCTACTCCGTCAAGGAAAAATCGTGGCACAAGGACCAAAAAATGATATCATCACACCGGAAGTTTTAGCTGACTTCTACCAAAATCCTGTTCAAATTATTCCAATTGATGACCATCGTTTTTACATTAACCCTCTTCTATAA